A single Lactuca sativa cultivar Salinas chromosome 8, Lsat_Salinas_v11, whole genome shotgun sequence DNA region contains:
- the LOC111887403 gene encoding uncharacterized protein LOC111887403: MSSILGSNGMVIATAMVAGTAIFIAFCLQKQPTTTAGATRFPIIHHPRPCISTDGKKKKKKGGKKKRVQFAEDVMEPSGNGDEFRRLKSKNHQLNRKYLTILKDEGGKKKLSRNLKGLPENRMALYSGILRDRGVHRVAYCC, translated from the exons ATGTCATCAATCTTGGGCTCAAATGGGATGGTTATAGCCACCGCCATGGTTGCCGGAACCGCAATTTTCATCGCCTTCTGTCTCCAGAAACAACCGACAACCACCGCCGGCGCCACCCGATTCCCGATCATCCATCACCCAAGACCCTGCATCTCTACAG atgggaagaagaagaagaagaagggaggAAAGAAGAAAAGGGTACAGTTTGCAGAGGATGTGATGGAACCAAGTGGAAATGGCGATGAGTTTAGACGACTAAAAAGTAAGAATCATCAGCTAAACAGGAAGTACTTGACAATACTAAAAGATGAAGGGGGCAAAAAGAAATTGTCAAGAAATCTCAAGGGTCTTCCTGAAAATAGGATGGCTCTTTACTCTGGAATTCTCAGAGATCGAGGTGTTCACCGGGTTGCCTATTGTTGTTAA